A part of Odontesthes bonariensis isolate fOdoBon6 chromosome 23, fOdoBon6.hap1, whole genome shotgun sequence genomic DNA contains:
- the LOC142374576 gene encoding uncharacterized protein LOC142374576: MSEVYDLNQNCTESLTFKDKLGTKSPGVHQTKDAVTNQAADVKQLVVIKEEIPHDWSSKSDQQDPEALHIKEEEEELWTRREEEEIHEQETDISRFPFSVVIVKGEDDEEKPQSSQLRRSQAADDRETEPPSVSLVRWIKTEPDGDEPDWNPDHYTKEKASDSSETEVSDEDEWQEPLSDVRPEIKDPDNGWKESRAPESSVNSNQGSDTTKKIYSCFECDRQYFYKQSLHRHMKCHSTSVAGAKCFSGLENIESRTRLDTEVKTFICDVCGQRFNQRTNLTTHKRVHTGEKPFSCDECGKRFNQQGNLQSHKRVHTGEKPFICDYCGDRFRRQGSLQAHVRVHTGEKPFVCGVCGKRFARKTHFNTHMRVHTGERPFGCGVCGKEFSHKTHFKEHIRVHTGEKPFACEACGKRFRLQCNLKRHMRVHTGEKPFGCDECGKTFSCKTHLKRHTKVHTGERPFGCEICGERFTEPGVLKSHIRVHTGEKPFACEICGKTFRQQCTLKRHAVVHTGEKPFCCALCGVRFTQQGNLKSHMKIHT, encoded by the exons ATGAGCGAAGTGTACGATCTGAACCAAAACTGCACCGAAAGTCTAACTTTTAAAGACAAGCTGGGGACTAAAAGCCCCGGAGTTCATCAGACGAAGGATGCTGTTACAAACCAAGCAGCAG ATGTAAAGCAACTGGTGGTGATTAAAGAAGAGATTCCCCATGACTGGAGCTCCAAATCggaccagcaggacccagaAGCCCTCCACataaaggaggaagaggaggaactcTGGACCAGACGGGAAGAGGAGGAGATTCATGAGCAGGAGACTGATATCAGCAGGTTCCCGTTCAGTGTTGTTATTGTGAAGGGTGAAGATGATGAAGAGAAACCTCAGTCCTCACAGCTTCGTCGAAGCCAAGCTGCAgatgacagagagacggagccTCCAAGCGTCAGCTTAGTTAGATGGATAAAAACTGAACCTGATGGAGACGAACCAGACTGGAACCCAGATCATTACACTAAAGAAAAGGCTTCCGACTCTTCGGAGACTGAAGTCAGTGATGAGGATGAATGGCAGGAACCCCTGTCAGATGTCAGACCTGAAATCAAAGACCCTGATAATGGTTGGAAGGAAAGCAGAGCACCTGAATCAAGTGTAAATAGTAATCAAGGAAGCGACACTACAAAGAAAATTTACAGCTGCTTCGAATGCGATCGACAGTATTTCTACAAGCAGTCCCTTCATAGACACATGAAATGTCACTCCACCAGCGTTGCTGGTGCAAAGTGCTTCAGTGGTCTGGAAAACATAGAGTCACGCACAAGACTGGACACAGAAGTGAAAACATTCATTTGTGACGTTTGTGGGCAAAGGTTTAACCAGAGGACCAATCTTACCACACACAAGAGAGTCCACACAGGGGAGAAGCCATTTAGCTGCGATGAatgtgggaaaagattcaaCCAGCAGGGAAATCTGCAGAGTCATAAGAGGGTCCACACAGGGGAAAAACCGTTCATATGCGATTATTGTGGTGACAGATTTAGACGTCAGGGAAGTCTGCAGGCACACGTGAGAGTCcacactggagagaagccattcgTCTGTGGGgtttgtgggaaaagatttGCTCGGAAGACGCATTTTAACACCcacatgagagtccacacaGGAGAGAGGCCGTTTGGTTGTGGTGTTTGCGGCAAAGAATTTAGCCATAAGACCCATTTTAAGGAACACATACGAGTCCACACTGGAGAGAAACCTTTTGCTTGTGAAGCTTGTGGAAAACGATTTAGACTTCAGTGTAATTTAAAAAGACACATGAGAGTTCACACTGGCGAGAAACCCTTTGGTTGCGATGAATGTGGCAAGACGTTTAGTTGCAAGACGCATCTAAAGAGACACACGAAAGTCCACACGGGAGAGAGGCCCTTTGGCTGCGAGATCTGTGGCGAAAGGTTTACAGAACCGGGGGTTCTGAAGAGTCACATCAGAGTCCACACGGGGGAGAAGCCGTTCGCTTGTGAGATCTGTGGGAAAACATTTCGGCAGCAGTGCACTCTTAAAAGACATGCAGTAGTTCACACGGGAGAGAAGCCATTTTGCTGTGCTCTGTGTGGTGTAAGATTTACCCAACAGGGAAATCTGAAGAGCCACATGAAAATCCACACATGA